A segment of the Amycolatopsis thermophila genome:
GCGCTGTGGTTGCGCCGCCACCGCAACACCGGACCGAAACCGGGACGGCCGCGTCCCCCGCGCACCCTGAACAGGCGGTGACCGACATGCGTTCGATCTGGAAGTTCCCGCTGGACATCACCGACCGTCAACCCGTCAACATGCCAGCGGGCTCGGACATCCTCGACGCCCAGTTCCAGCACGGCGTGCTGTGCGTGTGGGCCGCCGTCGAGCGGGAGAACCCTGTGGAGCCGCGGACGCTCGTGATCGTCGGCACCGGCAACCCGATGCCGGACGGGAAGCTGCAGCACATCGCCACCGTGCAGCACCCGGACCTGGGGCTGGTGTGGCACGTGTTCGAGGACCAGACCCCAGCGGAGGTGAAGGTGTGATGGACCCGCTGGGCTGGTTCATCGCGATCATGGTCGTGCTGTGGATCGCGGTGCTTGTGTGGGCGCTGTTCACCCGCGACCGCGGGAACAACGAGCCGTACGGGCCGACCGGCCCGGGCGAGTGGATGCTGGCCTCCCGCGATCCGGACACCGGGCTCGAGGTGTGGCACCGCGACGGCGTACCGTGGCTCGACTCGCCGCTCCCGGCGATCGGGCACGAGTGCTGGCCGCAGACGCGCGGAATTGAGGGCCACGAGGAGACCGAGCGGTGCCCGTGCGGCGCGATCCGAATCGGCGGAGGCCGGTGGCTGGAGCGAAACACCCGCACCCCGGGACAGGAGTCGTGATGCGCGCTGTGACCTGGACCCCGCTGATCACCGGCACCGTGGGCTCCCACGCCTATGGGCTGGCCACCCCCACCTCCGACATGGACACGCTCGGCGTCGCCGCAGCCCCGACAGAGGCGTTCCACGGGCTGCACGCCCCGACCGGGAAGGCCGCCACCCAGGTCTCGACCGACCCGGACGTCGCTGTGCACGAGGCCGGCAAGTTCGTGTCCCTGTGCCTGTCGGCGAACCCGACCGTCACGGAGCTGCTGTGGCTGCCGGAGGACTGCTACCAGGAGGTGCACCCGCTCGGACGGGAGCTGATCGCGCTCCGCGGGTCGCTGCTCGGTGCCGAGCGGGTCCGGAACGCGTACCTGGGGTATGCGACGCAGCAGTTCCGGCGGCTGCGTGACCGGGGCACGTCGTTCTCCTCGAACACCGCGAAGCGCACCGAGAAGCACGCCCGGCACCTGCTGCGCCTGGTGCGCGCCGGCATGTCGCTGTACCTCGCCGGTGAGCTGCCGGTGCGGGTCGACGACCCGCAGGAGTACCACGACTTCGGCCGCACCGTCGCCGAGGACGCGGAGCGTGGTCTCGCGCTCGCGGAGGCGACGTTGGCCGCGGCCGGGATGGCGATGGACTCCAAACCATCCGCGCTGCCGGACGAGCCCGACAAGCGGGCGGCGGAGGCGTGGCTCCTGCGCGTGCGGGCGCACTTCTTCCAGACCGCGGGGGTGGCGGCGTGACCGGCAGTGTGTGGTTCACCTCCGACACGCACTTCGACCACAAGCTGGTGTCCGGGCTCCGCGGCTTCGACTCGCCGACCGAGCACGACGCCGCGATCGTCGAGACGTGGAACAGCTTGGTGCGACCCGGCGACACGGTGTGGCACCTGGGGGACGTCGGCATGGGCAGGTTGTCGCGGTTCGCGCACCACGTCGAGCAGCTGCACGGCACGATCCACCTGGTCACCGGCAACCACGATGAGTGCTCCCCGATCCACCGTGGCGCGCACCTCAAGCA
Coding sequences within it:
- a CDS encoding DUF7352 domain-containing protein; this encodes MRSIWKFPLDITDRQPVNMPAGSDILDAQFQHGVLCVWAAVERENPVEPRTLVIVGTGNPMPDGKLQHIATVQHPDLGLVWHVFEDQTPAEVKV
- a CDS encoding nucleotidyltransferase domain-containing protein, which encodes MRAVTWTPLITGTVGSHAYGLATPTSDMDTLGVAAAPTEAFHGLHAPTGKAATQVSTDPDVAVHEAGKFVSLCLSANPTVTELLWLPEDCYQEVHPLGRELIALRGSLLGAERVRNAYLGYATQQFRRLRDRGTSFSSNTAKRTEKHARHLLRLVRAGMSLYLAGELPVRVDDPQEYHDFGRTVAEDAERGLALAEATLAAAGMAMDSKPSALPDEPDKRAAEAWLLRVRAHFFQTAGVAA